One segment of Neisseria mucosa DNA contains the following:
- the queC gene encoding 7-cyano-7-deazaguanine synthase QueC, which translates to MEKQQALVIFSGGQDSTTCLIQAIQTYGLENVQAITFQYGQRHAIELERARWIAQDLGVKQTVLDLSLMQQITHNALMDDTAAIETASDGLPNTFVDGRNALFLLYAAIYAKGQGIRHIIAGVCETDFSGYPDCRDVFVKSMNVTLNLAMDYAFQIHTPLMYLTKAQTWALADEMGVLDYIREHTHTCYNGVVGGCHECPSCILRERGLSEYLESKKAV; encoded by the coding sequence ATGGAAAAACAGCAGGCCCTCGTTATTTTTTCGGGCGGGCAGGATTCAACAACCTGCCTGATTCAGGCAATTCAAACCTATGGCCTTGAAAATGTGCAGGCCATCACTTTTCAATATGGACAACGCCACGCCATCGAATTGGAGCGCGCGCGTTGGATTGCCCAAGATTTGGGCGTGAAGCAGACCGTGCTCGATTTGAGCCTAATGCAACAGATTACGCATAACGCCTTGATGGATGATACGGCGGCGATTGAAACGGCTTCAGACGGCCTGCCCAATACATTTGTAGATGGGCGCAATGCTTTGTTTTTGCTTTATGCCGCCATTTACGCCAAAGGGCAGGGGATACGCCATATCATTGCCGGCGTGTGCGAAACCGACTTTTCCGGTTATCCCGACTGTCGCGATGTGTTCGTCAAGTCGATGAATGTTACGCTGAATCTGGCCATGGATTACGCTTTTCAAATCCACACGCCCTTGATGTATTTAACCAAAGCGCAAACTTGGGCATTGGCGGATGAAATGGGTGTGTTGGATTATATTCGCGAGCATACGCATACTTGTTATAACGGCGTGGTCGGCGGTTGTCATGAATGCCCGAGCTGTATTTTGCGCGAGCGCGGCTTGTCAGAATATTTGGAAAGCAAAAAG
- a CDS encoding CDP-alcohol phosphatidyltransferase family protein, translated as MSIYALKPKFQNLLRPIVKRLYQKGITANQVTLFACAVSILIGLLLALFAGVSTLFWLLPIWLFVRMALNAMDGMLAREFGQQSALGGYLNEITDIVADAALYLPFAFIAPFGGVQIALFIWLAAMTEFCGVLGQIHGNGRRYDGPFGKSDRAFFIGALAVWYAVAGSFHSLFYILMWLACAALVYTCYKRVINGLKAV; from the coding sequence ATGAGCATCTACGCCCTGAAACCAAAATTTCAAAACCTGTTGCGCCCCATTGTTAAGCGACTGTATCAAAAAGGCATTACTGCCAATCAGGTTACCCTGTTTGCCTGCGCCGTTTCCATTTTGATCGGTTTGCTTTTAGCATTGTTTGCAGGTGTATCCACATTATTCTGGCTTTTGCCGATCTGGTTGTTTGTCCGCATGGCGCTGAATGCGATGGACGGTATGCTGGCACGGGAGTTCGGTCAACAATCGGCATTGGGCGGCTATTTGAATGAAATCACCGACATTGTCGCCGATGCTGCTTTGTATCTGCCTTTTGCCTTTATCGCGCCCTTCGGCGGTGTGCAAATTGCCCTGTTTATTTGGCTGGCGGCAATGACTGAGTTTTGCGGCGTTTTGGGGCAAATCCACGGCAACGGCCGGCGTTATGACGGGCCATTCGGCAAAAGCGACCGTGCATTCTTTATCGGCGCATTGGCCGTATGGTATGCAGTCGCCGGCAGCTTCCATTCTCTTTTCTATATCCTTATGTGGCTCGCCTGCGCGGCATTGGTTTATACCTGCTACAAACGTGTCATCAATGGCTTGAAGGCCGTCTGA
- a CDS encoding Pycsar system effector family protein gives MPSEKSEKKAKRKKDKAKKKKNKAEDLNAPDLLGTNKGVETMFRNAVRSEMELLALAATKANIMISLNGFIVSALMISGAFIFSSSPEFLIPASTFMITAAASIVFALLSASPERIGKMQAARTWFKDFIRGRSKLKDLKTRLSSTETRFFGGSQPNILIYEDRVKLQKDQYWEMMQEIMGDRKQIYEKMSDHLYWLGLLADKQFKYINLSYAVFRWGLLASLVAFIGVKTLPSLLIPPANNAAELRSLGINMFNGVYEPSAVQQLLDGNLLIAEDEPNHAFSIVSIDKTGRFVEDEALDTRVITGFKRRLSDLEALARDDEGFIYALTSHSRTRKGNRSPDREHLMRFKIQDGNVLGLTSYDNLTQVLETDHKLHDLIRERTKAEVSFEEINIEGMAFDPVKKRLVLGFRDPEFNNMALVAFISNPKDVFERNAKPEFDEVAVIDIDGGGIRSLNYDPVLKTYVIANEVKDENGQKFSQLWTWSGNPTDEPQKISLPNLQHITNVEAVDSITVNGKPQMILMGDEGNASQKITAKYMLVDYSQLGKQ, from the coding sequence ATGCCGTCTGAAAAAAGTGAAAAGAAAGCCAAACGCAAAAAAGACAAGGCGAAAAAGAAAAAAAATAAAGCCGAAGATTTGAATGCGCCTGATTTGTTGGGTACGAATAAGGGCGTGGAAACCATGTTCCGCAATGCCGTACGCTCGGAGATGGAATTGTTGGCGCTGGCGGCAACCAAAGCGAATATTATGATTTCGCTGAATGGTTTTATCGTGTCTGCACTGATGATTTCGGGTGCGTTTATTTTTTCATCGTCGCCCGAATTTCTGATTCCGGCCAGTACGTTTATGATTACTGCCGCCGCGTCTATCGTGTTTGCATTGCTTTCTGCTTCGCCGGAACGTATCGGCAAAATGCAGGCGGCGCGGACATGGTTTAAGGATTTTATCCGCGGCCGTTCTAAGCTGAAGGATTTGAAAACCCGTCTCAGCAGTACCGAAACGCGCTTTTTTGGCGGCAGCCAACCCAATATTTTGATTTATGAAGACCGTGTGAAACTGCAAAAAGATCAATATTGGGAAATGATGCAGGAGATTATGGGCGACCGTAAACAAATCTATGAAAAGATGAGCGACCATCTTTATTGGCTTGGTTTGTTGGCGGACAAACAGTTCAAATACATCAATTTGTCTTACGCGGTATTCCGCTGGGGCTTGCTGGCTTCACTGGTGGCATTTATCGGCGTGAAAACATTGCCGTCATTGCTGATACCGCCGGCCAACAATGCGGCAGAGCTGCGTTCGCTGGGAATCAATATGTTTAACGGTGTGTATGAGCCTTCCGCCGTACAACAGCTTCTGGACGGCAATTTGTTGATTGCGGAAGACGAACCCAACCATGCGTTCAGTATTGTCAGCATTGATAAAACCGGCAGGTTTGTGGAAGACGAGGCATTGGATACGCGCGTGATTACCGGTTTCAAACGCCGTCTCAGCGACTTGGAGGCTCTGGCGCGCGATGATGAAGGCTTTATCTACGCGCTGACTTCACATTCGCGCACCCGTAAAGGCAACCGTTCGCCCGACCGCGAACACCTGATGCGCTTTAAAATCCAAGACGGCAATGTGTTGGGGCTGACCAGTTACGACAATTTGACGCAGGTTTTGGAAACCGATCATAAGCTGCATGATTTGATTCGCGAGCGAACCAAGGCTGAAGTTTCTTTTGAAGAAATCAATATTGAGGGCATGGCGTTTGATCCGGTGAAAAAACGTCTCGTTTTGGGATTTCGTGATCCTGAGTTCAACAACATGGCTTTGGTCGCGTTTATCAGCAATCCGAAAGATGTATTTGAGCGCAACGCCAAACCTGAATTTGATGAAGTGGCGGTGATTGATATTGATGGCGGCGGTATCCGTTCCCTCAACTATGATCCTGTGTTGAAAACCTATGTGATTGCCAATGAAGTGAAGGATGAGAATGGACAGAAATTCTCGCAACTGTGGACTTGGAGCGGTAATCCGACCGATGAACCGCAAAAAATCTCTCTGCCTAATCTGCAACACATCACCAACGTTGAAGCCGTCGATTCGATTACCGTTAACGGCAAGCCGCAGATGATTTTGATGGGCGACGAAGGCAATGCTTCACAGAAAATTACTGCCAAGTATATGTTGGTAGATTACAGTCAACTGGGTAAACAGTAA
- a CDS encoding PepSY domain-containing protein codes for MKKFLLTAIVALSAATAGASDYIEQKIYSDKNFEQNRAKAVKILEQRGYQVHDVEADSRRGQPVLDIEAFKDGREYDIVLSYPDLKIIKERIDY; via the coding sequence ATGAAAAAATTCTTATTGACCGCCATCGTTGCTTTGTCTGCCGCTACTGCCGGTGCCAGCGATTACATTGAACAAAAAATCTACAGCGACAAAAACTTCGAGCAAAATCGTGCTAAAGCCGTAAAAATATTGGAACAACGTGGCTATCAAGTTCACGATGTTGAAGCCGATAGCCGTCGAGGCCAGCCTGTGTTGGATATCGAGGCTTTTAAAGATGGTCGTGAGTACGACATTGTTTTGTCTTATCCTGATTTGAAAATTATTAAAGAACGCATCGACTATTAA
- a CDS encoding PP2C family protein-serine/threonine phosphatase yields the protein MNNFCEITFCQQIGSNKQHNQDALFNGEQVFQYKLKTAETRLETRPRFIIRIADGISNSNRPEKASKLAMHLLSHTTKLSRQTINHVQTALSKELAEDYFGSSTTFVAAEIDQTTGKTKIISVGDSRAYLIDTQGKWKQLTQDHSILSELLDGLSDKKEEGFATIYGGVSSYLVADYSDFQDKMCHVELTLKAGESLLLCSDGLSDALSEEIREKIWQQYDNDKSRLTVFRKLMAKQKVYDDMSVVVCKVIQTPSI from the coding sequence ATGAACAACTTTTGCGAAATCACCTTTTGCCAACAAATCGGCAGCAACAAACAACACAACCAAGATGCCCTTTTTAACGGCGAGCAAGTGTTTCAATATAAACTCAAAACCGCTGAAACACGTCTTGAAACCCGTCCACGCTTTATCATCAGGATAGCCGACGGCATTTCCAATAGCAATCGTCCCGAAAAAGCCAGCAAATTAGCCATGCACCTATTAAGCCATACAACCAAACTCAGCCGTCAAACCATCAATCATGTACAAACCGCTTTATCTAAAGAGTTGGCAGAGGATTATTTTGGTTCCTCAACCACTTTTGTTGCCGCCGAAATCGACCAAACCACCGGCAAAACCAAAATCATCAGCGTAGGCGACAGCCGCGCCTATTTGATTGATACACAAGGAAAATGGAAGCAACTGACCCAAGATCACTCGATACTCTCCGAATTGCTGGATGGTTTGTCGGATAAAAAAGAAGAAGGGTTTGCCACCATATATGGCGGTGTTTCTTCTTATCTAGTAGCAGATTATTCCGATTTCCAAGACAAAATGTGCCATGTCGAGCTTACGCTTAAAGCAGGAGAAAGCCTGCTGCTTTGTTCAGACGGCCTAAGTGACGCTCTTTCAGAAGAAATAAGAGAAAAAATTTGGCAACAATATGATAACGATAAGTCCCGTCTGACTGTATTTCGTAAATTAATGGCGAAACAAAAAGTTTATGATGATATGTCGGTAGTAGTTTGTAAGGTTATCCAAACGCCCTCTATCTAA